The following proteins are encoded in a genomic region of Oncorhynchus gorbuscha isolate QuinsamMale2020 ecotype Even-year linkage group LG11, OgorEven_v1.0, whole genome shotgun sequence:
- the LOC124047649 gene encoding vimentin-like, with translation MSKPCESFKGVRDILCDPIKDTANMRGASYSQKSQSLQVSGSRSSTRVQSPSPSRCRGSSYNNRGRSGHQGGNLSSAVEIGTEIHQQHANEKEEMQELNVRFAGYIEKVQALEQRNAQLTAELAALQGRFKGGPTGIGEEYELKFKEMRELIEALTNEKGAADIERGYIEEEVEVWRLKLEEELSLKEEAEMILREFRQDVDNATLQKAELEKRVEQLVAEIEFLKKLHDEEVADLMKQIEDSKVTAEIDGDRPDLAAYLRNMRAEIEAVAAKNVQEAEKWYKGKFENLKEVAGKKEEQMKSIKEEITTFHNQVTDLQNQIDGLRARNMALEQQLEDMEMAHMDKVGGLEGIIAQLENQLCETKLEMGKYLADYQELLHIKLKLDAEIAVYRKLLEGEESRLGISAGKEPEV, from the exons ATGTCAAAACCCTGCGAGAGTTTCAAGGGAGTCCGAGACATTCTTTGTGACCCTATAAAAGACACGG CAAACATGAGAGGAGCTTCCTATTCACAGAAATCCCAGTCACTGCAGGTGAGCGGCTCTCGTAGCAGTACGCGGGTCCAGAGCCCCTCTCCATCCCGGTGTCGCGGTTCCTCGTACAACAACCGTGGACGGTCCGGGCACCAGGGCGGCAATTTGTCATCCGCCGTGGAAATCGGCACAGAGATACACCAGCAGCATGCCAACGAGAAGGAGGAGATGCAGGAGCTGAATGTGAGGTTCGCCGGCTACATCGAGAAGGTTCAGGCCCTTGAACAGAGGAACGCCCAGCTGACTGCAGAGCTCGCCGCCCTACAGGGCCGCTTCAAGGGAGGCCCCACCGGCATCGGAGAAGAGTATGAACTCAAGTTCAAGGAGATGAGGGAGCTGATTGAAGCTTTGACCAATGAGAAGGGAGCTGCTGATATCGAGAGGGGATAcattgaggaggaggtggaggtgtggaggCTGAAACTGGAAGAGGAGCTGTCACTGAAAG AGGAGGCAGAGATGATCCTGAGGGAGTTCCGTCAAGACGTAGACAATGCCACCCTGCAGAAGGCGGAGCTTGAAAAGCGCGTCGAACAGCTGGTGGCCGAGATCGAGTTCCTCAAGAAGCTTCACGACGAGGAAGTCGCCGACCTCATGAAGCAGATCGAGGACTCCAAGGTGACTGCGGAAATTGACGGTGACCGTCCAGACCTGGCCGCATATCTGCGCAACATGCGTGCCGAGATCGAGGCTGTGGCGGCCAAAAACGTACAGGAAGCCGAGAAGTGGTACAAGGGCAAGTTCGAAAACCTCAAAGAGGTTGCCGGCAAGAAAGAAGAGCAGATGAAGTCGATTAAAGAAGAGATCACCACTTTCCACAACCAGGTGACAGACCTCCAGAACCAGATTGATGGGCTGAGGGCACGCAACATGGCCCTGGAGCAGCAGCTGGAGGACATGGAGATGGCCCACATGGATAAAGTTGGAGGCCTGGAGGGCATCATTGCCCAGCTCGAAAACCAACTCTGCGAGACCAAGCTGGAGATGGGCAAGTACCTGGCTGACTACCAGGAGCTGCTGCATATCAAGCTGAAGCTGGATGCTGAGATAGCCGTCTACAGGAAGCTgctggagggagaagagagcagacTGGGGATCTCGGCAGGGAAAGAGCCAGAAGTTTAA